A stretch of DNA from Campylobacter sp. MG1:
AAAAGAAAGACATTACAAGGTATAGAAGCTTGGGATACATCTAATGTAACAAGTATGAAAAATATGTTTGATAGTTGTAAAATAAGAGATTTTTCAGCAATAAATAAAATAGATACTAGTAATGTAGTTAATATGTCTTATATGTTTCGTGGTTGTAAGTATTTTAATCAAGCTTTATTTTTTGATACTAGCAGTGTAATAGATATGAGTTTGATGTTTTGTGATTGTAAAAACTTCAATCAGCCTTTAGATTTTGATACATCAAATGTAACCGATATGGGTCATATGTTTAGAGACTGCAAAAATTTTAACCAGTCTTTATATTTTGATACAGGAAATGTAACAAATATGAGTTATATGTTTAATGGTTGTGAAAATTTTAATCAAGCTTTAAACTTTGATACAAGCAATGTAACCGATATGGGTTATATGTTTAATGATTGTTTTAATTTCAATCAACCTTTAAACTTTGATACAAGCAGTGTAACTAATATGAGCTGGATGTTTTCTGATTGCGAAAATTTTAATCAAGCTTTAAACTTTGATACAAGTAATGTAACAGATATGAGTTATATGTTTTCTGATTGCGAAAATTTTAATCAAGCTTTAAATTTTGATACAAGAAATGTCACTAATATGGATTGTATGTTTTATAAATGCGAGAAATTTGATTTTATTAAAATGATTAAAAATGAAGATTTTATGATAAAAATAGCTTATGAGATAAATGTAGCAAAAGAATATGTGCTAAATAATAATTTGATAAAAAAGGTAGCAAACAAATACCAACCAGCTAATAAATACGAACTAAAAGTTCTAGTTTATACAGATGGAATTAGTCTAAATGATATTGATACAAGTTTAATCACTGATATGAGTGAGCTTTTTAAACATAGTAAAAGAACTGATTTTAGCGGAATAAACACTTGGTATACAAGTAATGTAATAGATATGAGTTATATGTTTAATTGTTGTTTTAATTTCAATCAAGCTTTAAGCTTTGATACAAGCAATGTAACATATATGCAAGGTATGTTTGATGATTGCATATCATTTAATCAACCTTTAAACTTTGATACAAAAAATGTAGTAAATATGAATTATATGTTTTATAGTTGTAAAAAATTCAATCAAGCTTTAAGCTTTGATACAAGCAAAGTAGTAGATATGAGCTGGATGTTTAATGGCTGCGAAAACTTCAATCAAGCTTTAAGCTTTGATACAAGCAATGTATCTAATATGCGTCGTATGTTCTATCATTGTTACAATTTCAATCAAGCTTTAAACTTTGATACAAGAAATGTAACCAATATGAGTTATATGTTTTTGAATTGCGAAAATTTCAATCAGCCTTTAAGCTTTGATACATCAAATGTAACTGATATGAGTGCTATGTTTAGTTATTGCGAAAATTTCAATCAGCCTTTAAACTTTGATACAAAAAATGTAACTAATATGAGTCAGATGTTTTATAAGTGCAAAAACTTTAATCAAACTTTAAATTTTAATACTAGTAATGTAACTGATATGAGCTATATGTTTTCTGATTGTTCTAATTTCAATCAACCTTTAAACTTTGATACAAGCAATGTAACAAATATGCGCTCTATGTTTAGAGGGTGTAAAAATTTCAATCAAGCTTTAAGCTTTGATACTTCAAAAGTAGTTAATATGAGTTCTATGTTTAGTGATTGCAAAAATTTTAATCAACCTATAAGTTTTAACACTAGCAAAGTAACTAATATGAGTGAGATGTTTAGAAAATGCAAAAACTTCAATCAACCCTTAAACTTTAATACAAGCAATGTAATTAATATGAGTGTTATGTTTTTTAACTGCTCTAGCTTAACGCATAAACCTAATTTTGATATGAGTAATGTAAAAAAGCAAGAAAATATGTTTGAAGGTTGCGATAAGCTAGAAAAATAAACTTAAATTTCGTTTGTTTGAGTATTTTCTAGTATTTCAAACAAACGAAATTCCTATTTTAAATTCCTTTTTTAATTTTCATTATTTACTTAAATAATTCAAAAAACTTTCATAAAACACAAATATTTTTCTAAAGACATATCGTGTCTTTGCAGATTGCTATCATTAAGACAATTTATTTTATTATGAAAGGATTTTTATGAAAACATTAAAAAAGGCAAGTAAAAAAGACTTAAATACTATATCTAAAATAGAATTTAAAGATAATAAATACCATCCTAAG
This window harbors:
- a CDS encoding BspA family leucine-rich repeat surface protein — protein: MKKYKPITKSELKKLINNENINLSDIDTSLIIDMSELFKGSARKDFSGINDWDTSNVINMRGMFEYCINLNEVLEIDASSLLNTHKMFFGCINLDLRKIKLEKLNILNFIQCSAMLTGCKNISEFILNHISFEYHNGKIFPKNKAELEFILNNSDIPLNLFDTSKLYDTNLIFCSSDRTDFSGIETWQVLSKNTFVNSLISDKELAKYTKIIKSKNSKKSSKYKYKPKTTDELKQLVENLQIKLNEIDTSLITDMSYLFESSKRKTLQGIEAWDTSNVTSMKNMFDSCKIRDFSAINKIDTSNVVNMSYMFRGCKYFNQALFFDTSSVIDMSLMFCDCKNFNQPLDFDTSNVTDMGHMFRDCKNFNQSLYFDTGNVTNMSYMFNGCENFNQALNFDTSNVTDMGYMFNDCFNFNQPLNFDTSSVTNMSWMFSDCENFNQALNFDTSNVTDMSYMFSDCENFNQALNFDTRNVTNMDCMFYKCEKFDFIKMIKNEDFMIKIAYEINVAKEYVLNNNLIKKVANKYQPANKYELKVLVYTDGISLNDIDTSLITDMSELFKHSKRTDFSGINTWYTSNVIDMSYMFNCCFNFNQALSFDTSNVTYMQGMFDDCISFNQPLNFDTKNVVNMNYMFYSCKKFNQALSFDTSKVVDMSWMFNGCENFNQALSFDTSNVSNMRRMFYHCYNFNQALNFDTRNVTNMSYMFLNCENFNQPLSFDTSNVTDMSAMFSYCENFNQPLNFDTKNVTNMSQMFYKCKNFNQTLNFNTSNVTDMSYMFSDCSNFNQPLNFDTSNVTNMRSMFRGCKNFNQALSFDTSKVVNMSSMFSDCKNFNQPISFNTSKVTNMSEMFRKCKNFNQPLNFNTSNVINMSVMFFNCSSLTHKPNFDMSNVKKQENMFEGCDKLEK